A DNA window from Pogona vitticeps strain Pit_001003342236 chromosome 2, PviZW2.1, whole genome shotgun sequence contains the following coding sequences:
- the LOC144586327 gene encoding uncharacterized protein LOC144586327 codes for MMVLVHVALLLLATHTPNMNMAVHGPEANVLGYISEFLNPEECSELYLRLTFSSKEAEQPFEEKDLFSPNQQQDISNMDQCKESLSYWLEMQRGLVDWDRLARALRQIGRPDVSRELKKSLNKNRSLEPKWNPGANQTVGISESAVPIKVKTPRQRSCQGPIQKNGKTFLKEENGGLAASFLKLLPLPLDNTTLQQYILPATKLVLTSFLAGLVLWLVSAYYLICWNLRQCLFVSGVRYGEMPAGQNMNLTVVWTHHCHEDSQGDRDGLDTSEEEENGTEEEP; via the coding sequence ATGATGGTGCTGGTACACGTTGCTCTCCTCTTGCTGGCAACACACACTCCCAACATGAATATGGCAGTTCACGGTCCAGAGGCCAATGTGTTGGGTTACATCTCCGAGTTCCTCAACCCTGAGGAATGCTCTGAGCTCTACCTTCGGCTCACCTTCTCCTCCAAGGAAGCGGAGCAGCCATTTGAGGAGAAGGACCTGTTCTCTCCGAATCAACAGCAAGACATTTCCAATATGGACCAGTGCAAAGAAAGTCTAAGCTACTGGCTGGAGATGCAGAGAGGACTGGTGGATTGGGACCGCCTGGCCCGAGCTCTTCGACAAATTGGCCGCCCCGATGTGTCCAGGGAGTTGAAGAAGAGCCTCAATAAGAACAGGAGCCTGGAACCCAAATGGAACCCAGGAGCAAACCAAACTGTGGGGATCTCAGAGTCAGCTGTCCCCATCAAAGTGAAGACCCCTAGGCAGAGGAGCTGTCAGGGCCCCATCCAGAAGAACGGAAAGACATTTCTGAAGGAGGAAAATGGGGGGTTGGCTGCTTCCTTCCTGAAGCTGTTACCACTCCCTTTGGACAATACGACCCTGcaacagtacattctcccagctACCAAGCTGGTCCTCACAAGTTTTCTTGCTGGCCTTGTCCTCTGGCTTGTTTCAGCCTATTACCTCATCTGCTGGAACTTACGGCAGTGCCTCTTCGTCAGTGGGGTGCGCTATGGTGAGATGCCAGCAGGGCAGAATATGAATCTGACGGTGGTTTGGACTCACCATTGTCACGAAGACTCTCAGGGTGACAGAGACGGGCTGGATacatcagaggaggaggagaacggcACTGAGGAAGAACCTTGA